ttttcccttcttaccaaacctcataactcctttcataattgaaaccttaagatacacccaatcatctacctcaaactctaatggcATTCTTCTAACATTTGTATAGGACTTTTGGCGACTTTGTGCTTTCTTCAACCTTTTcatgaatcactttcaccttctcaacagcttggtgaactaaattTGGTTCTATCAACCTCGCTTTGCCAACTTCGAAACACCCAATAGAAGATCTTCATCTTCTCCCACAAAGATCTTCATATGgggccatttggatgctcgaataataactattattgtaagcgaactcaatgagaggtaggtgatcatcccgatttcccttgaagtcgatcacacaagatctcaacatatcttctaaggtctggatagtacgctctgcttgtccatctgtctgaggattaAAGCAGTGCTCAAATTCACCTTGGAACCCAAACCTCTCTAGAAAGATTTCTAAAATTgcgcacctctatctgaaataatagagATCGAAACTACAtaagtcttaccacttcttgaaggtaaaacttagcataatcctcagCAGAATAGGTAGTGTTTACGGTAAGAAATGGGTTGACTTTGTAATTCtgtcgacaatcacccaaatggaatcatgttgCCTTCGCTATCTTGGCAATCCTGTTATGAAgaccatattaatcatctcccactttcaTTCCGGAAGCTCTATATTCTGAGCTAAACCCCCAGGCCTTTGGTATTCCActttcacttgctgacaatttgaaCACTTGGAAACTAACTcaacaatatctttcttcatgacttcccaccaatatacctgtCTGATCAAATCATGGTATATATTAGTGGAATATCTGGAGATATGAGACTTCTCCAAGATCCTCTCTTAGAGTCCATCCAGcttaggtacacataatctaccttgatatTTCAGCAcatcatctcccccttgttcaaaggTCAATACTCTTTGGCTATGGAAACttgccttcaaatcaagcaaaataggTCTTGGTCTTACGTCTCTTTCACatctgacactaatgatgattcatcCCCATTTGTCACCACTAtgcctccttctgtggaatccataagccTGACTCCCAAACgtgcaagtttgtgcacatcTTTTGCTAATTAACTCTCTCTTTTCTACTTCGAAAAGGGAAGTACTTCCCATGTACAACCTGCTTAAGGGATCAACAACCACGTTTGCCTTActtgggtggtaaagaatactcatgtcataatccttgagtaattccaaccaccttctctgTCTGAGGTTGAGctctttttgagtgaacacatattggaggctcttgtgatcagtaaATATATCCACAGgaacaccatataaataatgatgCCACATCATCAATGCAAACTACTGCagccaattctaagtcatgagttggataattcctctcatgaactttcaactgtatggaagcataagctataacattGTCATTGTGCATTAATACACAGCCCAAGTAACCTCTTTAttcatcacaatacaccacaaagacttgagtaccctctggtaaggtcaaaaccggAGCGGTAGTCAATCACTTTTTCaactcctgaaagcttttctcacaagcttcagaccactGAAACTTGGCTGTCTTCTGGgttaacttggtcaaaggaCAGGCGATAAAtgagaatccttcaacaaatctcctataatatctagccaaacccaagaaactccttatatctatTGGAGATGTGGGTTTAGGCCATCTCCTAACTATCTCAATCTTTTGAGTGTGAACTCTAATGGCAGAAACAATATGGCCTAATAATGCCAcaaacttaagccaaaactcacttttggaGAACTTGACATACAACTTCTTATCTCTCAATGTATGAAGAAAAACTCttaggtgactagcatgatcttcttcattccttgaataaatcagTATGTCATCAAAGAAGACGATGACAAACAGATCTAAATAAGGATTGAAGATTCAGTTCATAAGATCTATGAACGCTGCTggtgcatttgtcaaaccaaaggacataaccaaaaattcgtaatgcccataactcattctaaaagttgtcttaggAATATTACATTCCCTTACTCTCATTTGATGATCGCCTGATCTGAGGTTAATCTTCGAAAAACaagaagcaccctgaagttgataaaaaaaaaggtcatCTATTCTTGGAAGAGGATATGTATTCTTGATGGTCAACTTATTCAGCTTatgtaatctatacacatcctaagggacctgCCATTTTTCCTAGCAAACAGGAccagagcgccccaaggtgagacactcgGTCGAATAAAGCCTTTATCTAacaggtctttcaactgcttcTTTAGCTCTTTTAACTCTGGTGGTACCATTCTGTATGGCGGAATaaagataggacgagtatctgggATGATGTCTATGCACAAATTTAACTTTCTTTCGGGAGAAATCCAGGTAAGTCATCAGGACTGACTAAAGGGAAGGTaactcaacacttgagtcattaactctgactaagtgatagatacatcccttagaaactaactttttcaccttaaggtacgaaatgaagaGACCCTTAGGCATTGCTGAACTACTATCCCACTCTATGACCGGCTCATAGGAATCttaaacttgacaactcgagttatgaatatattgatacATAATAGGGATTACGccaatccatacctagaatgacatcaaaatctaccatgtctaactctattaCATCAGCCATGGTACTCTTATGACTAAGTAAAACAGGacaatcatgatagactctTTCCTCTAGAATGGATTCATCAACAGGTGTGGATACACTGAATGGTTCGCTAAGTTATTCAGGAGAAATCTCAAAGTTCATAGCAACAtaaagagttacaaaagataaactagCTCTTGGGTCTAATAATGCATAAGCAGTAAAGTCAAAGGATCGAATCATACCAGTGATAACATTTGACAAATTCTCTTGTTCATGGTGATTATTAAAAGCATACAAGCGATTTGTTCCTTCGCCTATACCAGAAGCAACTCCTCTTGGTGCATCCCTGTTTGGTAGAGCAACTGCTGAAGATTGAGCTCTATTGCCTGGTTTTCCACCGCCTTGCTTCTCCTTAGGCACTCTCTCATGAAATGACCCTCTTGATCACATCTGAAACAACCTGTGAAGCCTTCATGACAGATGCCAGAGTGATTCCTACCACACTTGGCATAAGAAGGAGGCTTAGTACCTCCTTGCACCACACAACCTTGAGACAGAGCTGGCCTAGCCTTGAAGTGCTGCGAATTTTGGCCACTATACTCACTTCGGTTTctaggtgcaggtgcactagtaGATGATGGTGCATGACTCTTTGGTTTCAGGAATTGTGGTCAGCTTGAACCACCTTTCTGTTGTCCAGACTCATTCCCAGTCTTGGCTTTCTTGATTCGGTACTCTTTTCTATCCTTCACcttctcttcttcaacttgttgaACATATACCATCAGCTTGTATATGTCCATGTCACCTACCATTATGGAAGCCCTACCTTCCTTACTTGAAGCGCGACCCAACCCTGCAACAAACCGACTCATTATGCTCCTCATGTCATTCACTATCTCCAGAGCATAGTGAGATAGCTGGTTGAACTTCATCCCTATCTACTGTAAACTCATGGAGTCCTGTTTCAGAGTGAATAACTCCCTCACCTTGGCTTCCTTCAGTTCGCAAGGAAAGAACCTCCCCAAGAAGGCTTCTTTGAAGCAAGCGCAACTTGGACGTGGTGCATCCTCAACTCTACCATCCTTCCATTGATCAAACCAGGTTCTAGCCACACCCTTTAGTTGATATTTAGACAATTCGACGTTCTCAACATCTACCACATACATTATCTCAAACACCTTCTTTAATCCTCTACAAAGTTCTCTAGATCCTCAATAGGGCTTGATCCAGTGAAACTAGGAGGGTTCATTCTCAGAAACTCATGAACTCTCGAGGTATCAGCTCGTTCTTGTCGAGATGATCTTTGTTTCCCTAGTTGGTTGGTCACAACCTAACTTAGCATTCATATAGCTTCCCGGAATTCGGCATTGGTAACATCTCCTTGGGGTTGCACCTCTGATGCATTTGGAACctcttgttcctcaacattcTGGTCGATTTCTGAATGCTCTTCTTCGAGGTATGATGATCTGAAAAATACGTGTAAGCACGATTAGAGAGAGACTTTAGATATAAACTCTTTCCACGAAAGGAACATGAAAGAAGGGAaacattcctaaatgttgtagcttCCTGAtcatagatgtggtgcacttcacaccgtTGACTAAGACTCTACATACACGACTTCATAGATTCCCTAGGAATGTTGAACTCTATGCTATAATACCAACTTTgacatgccccgagcctacaccgtAGACGTGGCCGGCACTTGGAGACCATTGTTGctcccaagcgaacccttggcctggcttTCTTAACTAAGAGGAAAACTTTAAATCTACAGAAAAAACTCAAAAggaatatctttaaaataatacttatccAAATTAGCAACTCAAGTCTTATCgtttacaaaataaatgaaaagactaaataAACTAactctatctatctatgaagcctctaaaataagGAGCGATGTTAGGAGAGGACCCCCGATCGTCGTAACAActgaaaacaagaaaaaataacgACTTGAATGATAAAGATATCCTCCATAATGAAAAGAAGCTCATCAATTGACTCTGagctgctcactggatcaacgcTGCACCAAATGTTGATCCTAATTACctacgtctgcatcataatacgatgcaggccaactagcattagtacattgaatgtacgagtatgcgagctGGAAAGTTATACAAAACATAGACTTGAAAGGGAGTAAGAATGAATACATACCTGGGCTCTGTTCAACTCATGATCTACTAAATCTTATTCAATATACgtagttaaaataaataaaatataaagaaatgttgACTGAAAACATACTTAAACCtctgagtatatatatacaagtacacAATAATATCTGAGAGTATATAAAATGCAATACTGATGtattatgaaaatacaatattgatgtgtataaaaatacaattcacctgagggagattctctaaccgacaataATCACATAAGAGCTACAGCGATGATACAACGGTTTACCGCATGCTGAcagcgcatcctatacccgaccaaaggtataagacctaaACTGcataatggatccactagtaagcTATGAAAAcgaattatctaaaaagtatgaccctattcta
The nucleotide sequence above comes from Solanum pennellii chromosome 9, SPENNV200. Encoded proteins:
- the LOC107030064 gene encoding uncharacterized protein LOC107030064; translated protein: MYVVDVENVELSKYQLKGVARTWFDQWKDGRVEDAPRPSCACFKEAFLGRFFPCELKEAKIGMKFNQLSHYALEIVNDMRSIMSRFVAGLGRASSKEGRASIMVGDMDIYKLMVYVQQVEEEKSHAPSSTSAPAPRNRSEYSGQNSQHFKARPALSQGCVVQGGSFHERVPKEKQGGGKPGNRAQSSAVALPNRDAPRGVASGIGEGTNRLYAFNNHHEQENLSNVITGMIRSFDFTAYALLDPRASLSFVTLYVAMNFEISPE